In the Oryza glaberrima chromosome 6, OglaRS2, whole genome shotgun sequence genome, one interval contains:
- the LOC127777301 gene encoding uncharacterized protein LOC127777301, whose amino-acid sequence MKLVKGSKVEVLQEAEVPLGSWRGAEIVLGNGQSFYVRYDPSPVDSCAAVERVQRRLIRPCPPRDDSVCWAVGDILEAFDSYSWKIAEMVRVLGKDFYLVRLLGSSLELRTHASELRLRKHWKDGKWTVLQKDSTKCFGGSFRGQPKSGNLGSNFGKQRQPYCAMDNNLLLKNQKALEGDKSRGMKRKSSAITHPTQCSEVTRGMKRLQTPHRDGRHAALVAGVSPRLAEKVDAVDSPCLMLGEKYMHASLNKRKNGVHTTNLAGVNVDTENKFRPLTSAYPSDTESISSSVGSCSPSSSPCSSRHFYSAYQTGDICSRTDGAEAAVSERETSQHDKIIPKEDTHLLELHAYRATMLALYVCGSISWEQEALLTNLRLTLNISTDEHLAELRSMVSSAITSR is encoded by the exons ATGAAGTTGGTCAAAGGGAGCAAGGTGGAGGTGTTGCAGGAGGCGGAGGTGCCCCTAGGTTCTTGGAGGGGTGCTGAGATTGTATTAGGCAATGGGCAGAGCTTCTATGTGAGATATGATCCTTCTCCGGTTGACTCTTGCGCCGCTGTCGAGAGGGTGCAGAGAAGGTTGATAAGGCCTTGCCCCCCTCGAGACGATTCAGTATGCTGGGCTGTGGGCGACATCCTTGAGGCCTTTGATAGCTACTCATGGAAGATTGCTGAGATGGTGAGAGTGCTTGGCAAGGATTTCTATCTCGTCAGGCTCCTCGGATCTTCGCTGGAGCTGAGAACACATGCGTCGGAACTTCGGTTGAGGAAGCATTGGAAAGATGGCAAATGGACAGTTCTTCAGAAG GATTCTACAAAGTGCTTCGGTGGTTCATTCAGAGGTCAACCAAAATCTGGAAATCTTGGAAGCAATTTTGGCAAGCAAAGGCAGCCATATTGTGCAATGGACAACAATCTTCTACTGAAGAACCAAAAAGCTTTGGAGGGTGATAAGTCTAGAGGCATGAAGAGAAAATCATCTGCTATTACACACCCAACCCAGTGCAGTGAAGTGACTAGAGGCATGAAGAGATTACAGACACCCCATAGAGATGGAAGGCACGCAGCGCTGGTTGCTGGAGTTTCTCCTCGTTTGGCTGAAAAGGTAGATGCTGTTGATTCCCCATGCTTAATGCTGGGTGaaaaatacatgcatgcttccttaaataagagaaaaaatggTGTTCATACAACTAACTTGGCTGGGGTAAATGTGGATACTGAAAATAAATTCCGTCCTTTAACAAGTGCTTATCCTAGTGACACCGAGAGTATCTCATCCTCTGTTGGTAGTTGTAGTCCGAGCAGTAGTCCCTGTAGTTCACGACACTTTTACTCAGCCTACCAAACTGGTGATATCTGTAGTAGAACTGATGGTGCTGAAGCTGCCGTATCTGAAAGGGAAACATCTCAACATGATAAGATTATACCAAAGGAAGATACCCATTTGCTGGAGTTGCATGCTTATCGTGCAACAATGTTGGCATTGTATGTTTGTGGGTCAATTAGCTGGGAGCAGGAGGCTTTGTTGACTAATCTAAGGCTTACACTGAACATATCAACTGATGAACATCTAGCTGAGTTGAGGAGTATGGTTTCCTCGGCTATTACTTCTAGATAG
- the LOC127775694 gene encoding protein OVEREXPRESSOR OF CATIONIC PEROXIDASE 3, with product MAAMVGAPLAVAAAAAAPGARVFLARPLLRRSPRGVACALRRRPSKYKNKIQNEEVVAEDDIGGGGEDDDDALEALFKQLEEDLKNDDLSVEDDDDGISEEDMARFEQELAEAIGDIADADESAEGSSLGSEAYGNDEKTDEIKRPELKNWQLKRLARALKIGRRKTSIKNLAGELGLDRTLVIELLRNPPPKLLFMSDSLPDEDPSKPEIKEIEPSPVVDNADVTETKPHTELPVHVMCAEWSSQKRLKKVQLETLERVYSRTKRPTNTMISSIVQVTSLPRKTIVKWFEDRREQDGVPDHRVAFKRSLSETIAS from the exons ATGGCGGCGATGGTGggggcgccgctcgccgtggccgcggccgccgccgcgccagggGCGCGAGTGTTCCTGGCAcggccgctcctccgccgctcgccgcggggCGTCGCCTGCGCCCTTCGCCGGAGGCCCTCCAAGTACAAG AATAAAATCCAGAATGAGGAGGTTGTAGCAGAGGATGATattggcggtggtggtgaagaCGATGACGACGCGCTGGAAGCACTTTTTAAGCAGTTGGAAGAAGATCTCAAGAATGATGATTTGTCtgttgaggatgatgacgatggaaTTTCAGAAGAAGATATGGCAAGATTTGAGCAGGAGTTGGCAGAGGCAATCGGGGATATTGCTGATGCTGATGAATCTGCAGAGGGTTCGTCATTAGGCTCTGAGGCTTATGGGAATGATGAAAAAACGGATGAAATCAAACGGCCAGAGCTGAAAAACTGGCAACTTAAGAGGCTGGCTCGTGCTCTCAAAATAGGTCGCCGTAAAACCAGT ATAAAGAATCTTGCAGGGGAACTAGGCCTGGATAGGACTTTGGTCATTGAATTGCTCCGAAATCCACCTCCAAAACTTCTATTCATGTCTGATTCTTTGCCTGATGAAGACCCTTCTAAACCTGAAATCAAGGAAATAGAGCCCTCTCCAGTAGTTGATAACGCTGATGTCACTGAAACCAAGCCACATACGGAACTTCCTGTTCATGTCATGTGCGCAGAATGGTCTTCACAGAAAAGATTAAAAAAGGTGCAACTGGAGACATTAGAAAGAGTCTACTCCCGAACCAAACGCCCCACA AATACAATGATCAGCAGCATAGTTCAAGTGACAAGCCTTCCACGGAAGACCATTGTTAAGTGGTTTGAGGATAGAAGGGAACAGGATGGGGTACCTGACCATCGAGTTGCATTCAAGAGATCCCTATCTGAGACCATAGCTAGTTGA
- the LOC127775688 gene encoding MAPK kinase substrate protein At1g80180-like, with protein MAVSFQFTYIHTLEACRGNQPQEKKRTHRSVHPHLLFSTIADKLLPLFLQRGVVVLVVQMMAGLQRSATTFRRSGSSGLVWDERFLTEDAEAAKAGDGDGGGGTEEPQPELRHSKSVGSIGMMRRVAADDGDDSEKTTKQQRKKKKKKKDGQKEDDNRSQQVFRTKDIAPDVDPPSPRVSGCILCSIFSGSGSSSSATSRRAKPRKK; from the coding sequence ATGGCTGTCTCTTTTCAGttcacatatatacacacattgGAAGCCTGCAGAGGCAATCAACCCCAGGAGAAGAAGAGAACACACCGTTCAGTTCATCCTCACCTCTTGTTCTCCACAATTGCAGATAAGTTGCTTCCTCTTTTTTTGCAGAGAGGAGTGGTGGTTTTGGTGGTGCAGATGATGGCTGGCTTGCAAAGATCAGCGACAACATTCAGAAGGTCCGGTTCGTCAGGCCTGGTCTGGGACGAGCGGTTCTTGACCGAGGACGCAGAGGCGGCCAaggccggcgatggcgatggcggtggcggcacggAGGAGCCCCAGCCGGAGCTCCGGCATTCCAAGAGCGTCGGGAGCATCGGCATGATGCGCCGTGTCGCtgcggacgacggcgacgacagcgaGAAGACGACGAAgcagcagaggaagaagaagaagaagaagaaggacggTCAGAAGGAGGACGACAACCGCAGCCAGCAGGTGTTCAGGACCAAGGACATCGCCCCGGACGTCgacccgccgtcgccgagggtGTCCGGCTGCATCCTCTGCTCCAtcttctccggctccggctcgtcgtcgtcggcgacgtcgcGCCGCGCCAAGCCGAGGAAGAAGTGA
- the LOC127777618 gene encoding transcription factor HY5-like isoform X2: MQRDHRRSSPPAAASSSERSSDSAPNTDDGKEGVDSDDEEIVGRVPEFGLALPGTSTSGRGSVRVAGDAAATAAGTSSSSPAAQAGVAGSSSSGRRRGRSPADKEHRRLKRLLRNRVSAQQARERKKAYMSELEARVKDLERSNSELEERLSTLQNENQMLRC, encoded by the exons ATGCAACGAGATCAccggaggagctcgccgccggcggccgcctccaGCAGCGAGAGGTCGTCGGACTCCGCCCCAAACACCGACGACGGCAAGGAAG GGGTGGAtagcgacgacgaggagataGTAGGGAGGGTGCCGGAGTTCGGGCTGGCGCTGCCGGGGACGTCGACGTCGGGCAGAGGTAGTGTTCGGGTTGCAggtgacgcggcggcgacggcggccgggacgtcgtcgtcgtcgcccgcggcgcaggccggcgtcgccggcagcagcagcagcgggcgccgccgcggacgcaGCCCCGCCGACAAGGAGCACCGGCGCCTCAAAAG ATTGCTGAGGAACCGGGTGTCAGCGCAGCAGGCTcgggagaggaagaaggcgtACATGAGTGAGCTGGAGGCGAGGGTGAAGGACCTGGAGAGGAGCAACTCAGAGCTGGAGGAGAGGCTCTCTACCCTGCAAAACGAGAACCAGATGCTTAG GTGCTGA
- the LOC127777618 gene encoding transcription factor HY5-like isoform X1 — protein sequence MQRDHRRSSPPAAASSSERSSDSAPNTDDGKEGVDSDDEEIVGRVPEFGLALPGTSTSGRGSVRVAGDAAATAAGTSSSSPAAQAGVAGSSSSGRRRGRSPADKEHRRLKRLLRNRVSAQQARERKKAYMSELEARVKDLERSNSELEERLSTLQNENQMLRQVLKNTTANRRGPDSSAGGDS from the exons ATGCAACGAGATCAccggaggagctcgccgccggcggccgcctccaGCAGCGAGAGGTCGTCGGACTCCGCCCCAAACACCGACGACGGCAAGGAAG GGGTGGAtagcgacgacgaggagataGTAGGGAGGGTGCCGGAGTTCGGGCTGGCGCTGCCGGGGACGTCGACGTCGGGCAGAGGTAGTGTTCGGGTTGCAggtgacgcggcggcgacggcggccgggacgtcgtcgtcgtcgcccgcggcgcaggccggcgtcgccggcagcagcagcagcgggcgccgccgcggacgcaGCCCCGCCGACAAGGAGCACCGGCGCCTCAAAAG ATTGCTGAGGAACCGGGTGTCAGCGCAGCAGGCTcgggagaggaagaaggcgtACATGAGTGAGCTGGAGGCGAGGGTGAAGGACCTGGAGAGGAGCAACTCAGAGCTGGAGGAGAGGCTCTCTACCCTGCAAAACGAGAACCAGATGCTTAGGCAG GTGCTGAAGAACACAACAGCAAACAGAAGAGGGCCAGACAGCAGTGCCGGCGGAGACAGCTAG
- the LOC127777619 gene encoding putative cellulose synthase A catalytic subunit 11 [UDP-forming], with the protein MDGESPEIMPVECPDPEPASSESGDDHDIPEPLSSRLSVPSGELNLYRAAVALRLVLLAAFFRYRVTRPVADAHALWVTSVACELWLAASWLIAQLPKLSPANRVTYLDRLASRYEKGGEASRLAGVDVFVAAADAAREPPLATANTVLSVLAADYPAGGVACYVHDDGADMLVFESLFEAAGFARRWIPFCRRHGVEPRAPELYFARGVDYLRDRAAPSFVKDRRTMKREYEEFKVRMNHLAARARKVPEEGWIMSDGTPWPGNNSRDHPAMIQVLLGHPGDRDVDGGELPRLFYVSREKRPGFRHHGKAGAMNALLRVSAVLTNGAYVLNLDCDHCVNNSSALREAMCFMMDPVAGNRTCFVQFALRDSGGGGGGDGDDGGGGGGDSVFFDIEMKCLDGIQGPVYVGSGCCFSRKALYGFEPAAAADDGDDMDTAADWRRMCCFGRGKRMNAMRRSMSAVPLLDSEDDSDEQEEEEVAGRRRRLRAYRAALERHFGQSPAFIASAFEEQGRRRGGDGGSPDATVAPARSLLKEAIHVVSCAFEERTRWGKEIGWMYGGGVATGFQMHARGWSSAYCSPARPAFRRYARASPADVLAGASRRAVAAMGILLSRRHSPVWAGRRLGLLQRLGYVARAAYPLASLPLTVYCALPAVCLLTGKSTFPGDVCYYDSVLLILLLFSVAASVALELRWSRVPLRAWWRDEKLWMVTATSASLAAVFQGILSACTGIDVAFSTETAASPPKRPAAGDDDGEEEAALASEITMRWTNLLVAPTSVVVANLAGVVAAVAYGVDHGYYQSWGALGAKLALAGWVVAHLQGFLRGLLAPRDRAPPTIAVLWSVVFVSVASLLWVHAASFSAPTAAPTTEQPIL; encoded by the exons ATGGATGGAGAGAGCCCAGAGATAATGCCTGTAGAATGCCCTGATCCTGAGCCTGCTTCTTCAGAAAG TGGTGATGACCATGACATACCTGAGCCTCTCAGCAGCAGGCTGTCCGTACCGTCCGGCGAGCTCAACCTgtaccgcgccgccgtcgcgctccggCTCGTCCTACTCGCCGCCTTCTTCCGCTACCGCGTCACCCGCCCCGTCGCCGACGCCCACGCGCTGTGGGTGACGTCCGTCGCGTGCGAGCTCTGGCTCGCCGCGTCATGGCTGATCGCCCAGCTCCCGAAGCTCTCCCCGGCCAACCGCGTCACGTACCTCGACAGGCTGGCCTCAAG GTACGAGAAGGGCGGGGAGGCGTCGCGGCTGGCGGGCGTGGACGTGTtcgtcgccgcggcggacgcggcgaggGAGCCCCCGCTGGCGACGGCGAACACCGTGCTGTCGGTGCTCGCGGCGGACTACCCGGCGGGCGGCGTCGCCTGCTACGtccacgacgacggcgccgacatGCTGGTGTTCGAGTCGCTCTTCGAGGCGGCGGGCTTCGCGAGGCGGTGGATCCCCTtctgccgccgccacggcgtggAGCCGAGGGCCCCCGAGCTCTACTTCGCCCGCGGCGTCGACTACCTCCGCGACCGGGCCGCGCCGTCCTTCGTCAAGGACCGCCGCACCATGAAG AGGGAGTACGAGGAGTTCAAGGTGAGGATGAACCACCTCGCTGCGAGGGCGCGCAAGGTGCCGGAGGAAGGATGGATCATGTCGGACGGCACGCCGTGGCCGGGGAACAACTCGCGGGATCACCCTGCCATGATTCAG GTGCTCCTGGGTCACCCCGGCGaccgcgacgtcgacggcggcgagctcccgcGTCTCTTCTACGTGTCGCGGGAGAAGCGACCGGGTTTCCGGCACCACGGCAAAGCCGGCGCCATGAACGCGCTG CTCAGGGTATCCGCCGTGCTTACTAATGGCGCCTACGTCCTCAACCTGGACTGCGACCACTGCGTCAACAACAGCAGCGCGCTGAGAGAGGCGATGTGCTTTATGATGGACCCGGTCGCCGGGAACAGGACGTGCTTCGTCCAGTTCGCACtgcgcgacagcggcggcggcggcggcggcgatggagacgacggcggcggcggcggcggcgactccgtcTTCTTCGAT ATCGAGATGAAATGCCTCGATGGCATCCAGGGTCCGGTGTACGTCGGTTCCGGTTGCTGCTTCAGCCGGAAGGCGCTGTACGGGTTcgagcccgcggcggcggctgacgacggcgacgacatggATACGGCGGCGGACTGGAGGAGGATGTGCTGCTtcgggagggggaagaggatgAACGCGATGAGGAGGTCCATGTCCGCCGTGCCGTTGCTGGACTCGGAGGATGACTCCGAcgaacaggaggaggaggaggtggcggggaggaggaggaggctgcgcGCGTACCGCGCCGCGCTGGAGCGCCACTTCGGCCAGTCTCCCGCGTTCATCGCCTCGGCGTTCGAGGAGcaagggcggcgacgcggcggcgacggtggctcgCCTGACGCGACCGTGGCGCCAGCGCGATCTCTCCTCAAGGAGGCCATCCATGTCGTCAGCTGCGCGTTCGAGGAGAGGACGAGATGGGGCAAAGAG ATTGGATGGATGTACGGCGGCGGTGTCGCGACGGGGTTCCAGATGCACGCGCGCGGGTGGTCGTCGGCGTactgctcgccggcgaggccggcgtTCAGGCGGTACGCGCGCGCCAGCCCCGCGGACGTCCTCGCGGGGGCGtcgcggcgagcggtggcggccatGGGGATCCTGCTGAGCCGGCGGCACAGCCCCGTctgggccggccgccgcctcgggcTCCTGCAGCGGCTGGGCTACGTGGCCCGCGCCGCCTACCcgctcgcctccctcccgcTCACCGTCTACTGCGCGCTCCCGGCCGTCTGCCTCCTCACCGGCAAGTCCACGTTCCCCGGCGACGTTTGCTACTACGACAGCGTCCTCCTCATCCTGCTGCTCTTCTCCGTGGCCGCGTCGGTCGCGCTCGAGCTGAGGTGGAGCCGCGTGCCACTGCGGGCGTGGTGGCGAGACGAGAAGCTCTGGATGGTCACCGCCACATCGGCGAGCCTCGCCGCCGTGTTCCAGGGCATCCTCAGCGCGTGCACCGGGATCGACGTCGCCTTCTCCACGGAGACGGCAGCTTCGCCACCCAAGCGACCGGCGGCAGGAGACGATGACGGGGAAGAGGAGGCAGCATTGGCATCGGAGATTACGATGCGGTGGACGAACCTGTTGGTGGCGCCGACGAGCGTGGTGGTGGCGAACCTCGccggggtggtggcggcggtggcgtacGGGGTGGACCACGGGTACTACCAGTCGTGGGGCGCGCTCGGCGCGAAGCTGGCGCTCGCCGGGTGGGTGGTGGCGCACCTTCAGGGATTCCTCCGGGGGCTCCTGGCGCCGCGAGACCGGGCGCCGCCGACCATCGCCGTGCTCTGGTCGGTGGTCTTCGTCTCCGTGGCGTCGCTGCTCTGGGTCCACGCCGCGTCCTTctcggcgccgacggcggcgcccacgACGGAGCAACCGATCCTGTGA